A genome region from Magnolia sinica isolate HGM2019 chromosome 8, MsV1, whole genome shotgun sequence includes the following:
- the LOC131252727 gene encoding uncharacterized protein LOC131252727 — protein MAEDLDDGEFWLPSHFLADDTFMEKKNRAAAHDNSLCFPDEFPYWFGSALSSPVESVVGSTETESDEEDYLAGLTRQMAHTMLQEEEKLGAFPAYGKENSNTKVLASSPQSTLCAVGSWSGCSHGSSRGSSNGPSQVSSPPSTPLDRKDDAWDLLYAAAGQVVRMKMNDEVPKFQGRGLLGPPRKPAPPATSGPLKTPCAGYYSNQVLAHQQMQSSQFQQLKQQQQLMKQQQQQQQQCSVWGRQEKVVQPQQQLQSRASVGGFGNGRSGRPLGLSSSAWPPLQQQQQQPQAGSGMRAVFLGGTGSRRESCGTGVFLPRRAGNPTDTRKKPACSTVLLPARVVQALNLNLDEMGTAQPRFQGGAFLHHLDHEAMVAARSNPTLLTQQQKRNNSNIRPTPIINTNTSHHEIRLPQEWTY, from the exons ATGGCAGAGGATTTAGACGACGGAGAGTTCTGGCTTCCTTCCCACTTCCTAGCTGACGATACCTTCATGGAGAAGAAAAACAGAGCTGCTGCTCATGATAACTCTCTCTGCTTTCCTGACGAGTTCCCTTACTGGTTCGGCTCAGCACTGAGTTCGCCTGTCGAGTCGGTTGTCGGCTCCACTGAGACCGAGAGCGACGAGGAGGATTACCTCGCCGGGTTGACTCGGCAGATGGCCCATACCATGTTGCAGGAAGAGGAGAAACTCGGTGCTTTCCCAGCATATGGGAAGGAGAACTCTAAC ACGAAGGTCTTAGCTAGTTCCCCACAATCGACGCTTTGTGCAGTCGGGAGCTGGTCTGGATGTAGCCACGGGTCGAGCCGTGGAAGCTCTAACGGTCCATCACAGGTATCATCGCCGCCATCCACACCTTTGGATCGAAAAGACGACGCTTGGGATCTGCTTTACGCTGCAGCAGGCCAGGTTGTGAGAATGAAGATGAACGATGAGGTGCCGAAGTTCCAAGGTCGGGGGCTGCTTGGTCCCCCAAGAAAACCAGCACCACCGGCAACATCTGGGCCGTTGAAAACGCCATGCGCCGGGTACTACTCCAATCAAGTTCTTGCCCACCAGCAAATGCAGAGTTCCCAG TTTCAGCAGctgaagcagcagcagcagctgatgaagcagcagcagcaacaacaacagcaatgCTCAGTTTGGGGAAGACAGGAGAAGGTCGTTCAACCCCAACAGCAGCTTCAGAGTAGAGCGAGTGTCGGTGGATTTGGGAATGGAAGAAGTGGAAGGCCCTTAGGTTTATCTTCCTCTGCATGGCCGCctctgcagcagcagcaacaacaaccgCAGGCCGGTTCGGGGATGAGAGCGGTGTTCCTTGGAGGTACCGGTTCAAGAAGGGAGTCTTGCGGAACCGGCGTTTTTCTTCCAAGGAGAGCCGGCAATCCAACCGACACAAGAAAGAAGCCAG CTTGCTCGACCGTTCTTCTCCCAGCCAGAGTCGTCCAAGCTCTGAACTTGAATCTCGATGAAATGGGCACTGCTCAGCCTCGCTTCCAAGGAGGGGCCTTTCTCCATCATCTCGATCATG AAGCAATGGTAGCAGCTCGAAGCAACCCCACCCTTCTCACTCAGCAGCAGAAGCGCAACAACAGCAACATCCGCCCCACTCCCATCATCAACACCAACACCAGTCACCATGAAATCCGTCTCCCTCAGGAATGGACTTATTAG